The following is a genomic window from Neurospora crassa OR74A linkage group III, whole genome shotgun sequence.
TGTTACGAGCACCCAACATGCCTACCGCTGCTGCAGCGAGAGAAACGAAGCAAGGCAAGATCCCACAACTGCAAAGGCATGGCTAACAGTGGGAGGGACGATAACTTGTACATGGCAACCTTGTGATtgtatactctattaatgTCACCTCTCCCAGAGACATGGCATCGTTGGTCTTCCTTTATGTTGTTCCCCACCCTTCCATGCAATCTTAATGTTGACTCGATCTGCAACATTACCGCATGTACTTGCGATATATTTTGTCTTTCCACTCGATAAATCAAGGCCGGCCAGTAGTCCTTGTTCCCATACTTTACGAGGCctggttcttctttttcatcaCCAATTTGCACATCCTGTGGCTCGTCTGTTTACTTTCACTTTTGGTCTTTATCGTACTGGCACATAGCCACTGGATGCCATACCCGCCGGTGGTTATCGTCCTCTGACCGGTTACAACGATGAAGCTGTCTTCCGCTCTCTTAGCCGCTTCGCTTGGCTTGACGTTTGCCCATGACACCAGCGGTGGCCAGCATGTGCCAAAGGCTCTGGGAGGCAGGAACTTTCTGTCCGAATTAAAGGCTCTTCGTTCGGGACCTATGCACGCAGCTACTCCTTTGAGTGAGAGAGCGCCAACACCCAAGCAGAAATCTGGCCCGCGCAAGCGAGATGCGGACGATCAACAATGCGGGCCAGGACTTGGGAGTTGTGCAGCTGGAAAGTGCTGCTCCTTTGAAGGGTTTGACTACTCTCCTTGCTTCAAGCTGATGGGTATGAGTACTGACATCCCCCTGATAGATGGTGTGGAGTGGGTGAGGACTATTGCACTGCTCCCGATTGCCAAATAAACTATGGCCCGGGATGCGATGGGGTATGAATTGATCCCGCAAACTATAACCACAAAGATTTCACTAACAGCCGGCATAGAACCAAAAGCCTTCCGGGCCGGACACATCAGGAGTTGCGAGGCCCAAAGTGGGCAAAGTCCTCTATGGTGGAGGGGGGATCTACGACTGTGTTATCGACGGAGGAATTGCGTTGACATTCGATGATGGgccatacctctacactaacGATCTACTCGACAAGTTGAAGGTTGGAACCCCCTCACTTGATCACGGAGGATAACGGCTGACGTTGGATACAGAGCTATGGAGCCAAGGCCACCTTTTTCATTACGGGTAACAATATCGGTAAAGGAATGATCAATGACCCAAGTACTCCCTATCCGGCGATTATCAGGGTAATAACTTATCCTCAAAGACTCTGTGGCCCACTCTTTACTGACTTCCTTCATAGAGAATGCATGCAGAGGGCCACCAAATTGCCAGCCATACTTGGTCCCACGAGAATGCCAGTCAGTTGACTAACACTCAAATGACGAACCAGATGGTGTGGAACGAGATTGCATTTAACTCCATCCTTGGTTTCTTTCCAACGTATATGAGGTACGTTTGAACGTATTCTCGACTATACCCTCACTTCTAACTCTCGATTAGGCCCCCTTATTCGATCTGCGGGAAGAACTGCCAAAACGTCTTGTCAACACTCGGCTACCATGCCATTTACTTCGATCTTGACACTGAGGGCTATCTGCACGACGACGCGAGACAGATCCAAACTAGCAAGAACATCTGGGATAAGGCAGTTAAGAATTCCAATCCGGCTTACGACAGCTTCCTTCAGATCGAACACGACATTCATGTACAGACGGTCTACAACTTGACTGACTACATCTTAACTTCACTTTTTTCCAAGGGATACAGGGCGGTAACAGTAGGAGAGTGTCTGGGCGACCCGGCAGAAAACTGGTACCGTACTGGACCAGCCGTTCCGTCGCTTAGCTCTACCTCGTCGTCGGTAAGAACTACTACATCAACCACCAGCATCAAGTCCTCGAGCACTTCCACCAGCATTCGTACCACAACGAGATCCACAGTCCTTGCAACtagcacaagcacaagcacaagcatTAGAACACGATCCACTGGCGTCCTTGTTCCACCAACTACGAGCACTTCCACTACTAGCACAAGCATTCGCACGAGATCTACCGTTCTAGTTATTCCAACCATGAGCACAAGCACATCTAGCACTCGTTCTACAATAAGTAAGGCATTTCCCCCGCCCTGCCGGCCTCTCCTAGCcccttccatcatccatctcttGATACCGTGAGCTCTCGCTCGCCAAACCCAATTTTTTTTCGAGGGGGGGCAGGGTTAGCAACTGTGGTattacccttcccttctttcccttctaCCGTCTGTCTCTCATGAACCATCATATTGATGATCTTCTCCCAACAAATTTAGCCAGAATAACACATTTATGGCTAGGTGTATGGAAATTGCTGAGCTGACCAACTTGACTTCTTTTTCTGTTACATCAGTAacaaaaccaacaacaaTAGCAACCACATCTGCGAACCCACCaacgggcggcggcggcgacttaaccatcagcatcaacgGCGAGTGTGGCCCCGAATTTGGCCAGACGTGCTTGGGAAGTAGGTTTGGGGAGTGCTGCGGGTCGGCAGGGAGATGTGGCTCCGGGTTGTTGTACTGCTGGGCACAAGTTGGGTGCCAGGTTGGATATGGGAACTGTTTGATGGGTTCCGTTGAGGGGACGGGAgaaaaggcggaggagagaTAATGGAGTGGTGGATGTAATGAGAATTCGGGTGTTGGATGTTGGGTTGTCATTTAGGTGTCTTGAGGGTGTAAATCTGGATCCTTCACTCTCTGTCAGTTTCAGTGCCCAAGTATTTCGGTTATTGTTTAAACGGATAGGTGTCTCGGGTGGATATCAGTCTTTTCTGGCTTTTGGCGTCAAGGAGAGATCTGAAACATCTTTCTTGCGTAAAGACAGAGACGCCATCACCGTGGGAAAACTTTGCATCTGGCAAACGGACATGTTTCCACGGTAAGACAATTCATACATTTCATACACGTCAGCTTTGACAAATGGCATCACATTTCACACGAAAAGCATATCAGGAACGGAGAAGAATTGTGTAGCGGCGTTTGACCCATTCGGGTTCTTTGGGACACCATCTTTTGTGGTGTCCCAGCCAAAAAAATCTTTTGATTTTGTTATTCAAGATGGCGTACGCCAGAGGCGTGACGGAACGAATTTAAAAGGACCAAGGTATTGGTATAGTGGTAGAGAGGACATAAAGGCAAGTTGGTATCGCCTGAATAGATCccaataaaaataaaataggacAAATTTGACATCGTTGctccactcctcctccgtgcCGCGCGCGCTCGCTCCAAGGAACGTGAGGtgctttcctttcctttcaggagaagaaaagaaaagggccCGTTGAGCTCCCCTTGTTTGTTTCACCTCGTCACACTGGAGCAACGATGCTTTGCTTATAGCTTCTTCctcaagaagagaaagaaaacttAAGCGGAagcagcggcggccttggcagcGTCAGCAACCTCTTCAGCAGCGTTGAGCGCCTCCCGCTCCTGCTCGAGCGCAACGCTCTCAAGAAGCTGGTTGATGAcacccttcttctcgtcggAGGCCTGGGCGCGGAGCTCAGCGACGGCATCGGCGATGCCAAGCTGCTCGTCTGTCCAGAGGGGAGCCACGGGctcggcttcggcctcgCCAACGCCGATGAAGCCGCCCTCGGCGGCCCAGTCGCTGGTGCGCTTGATGCCGAGCTCAGTCCAGATGGAGTCGAGAGCGGCGACGAGGTGGTCACGGAACTGCTTGGTGTGGCCCGGGGTAGGGGTGATGCGCAGACGCTCCTGGCCGACGGGGACGGTGGGGTAGTTGATGCTCTGGACGTAGATCTGGTGGTCGTTGAGGAGCTTGTCCGAGGCCTTCTTGGCCAGCTCGGCGTTGCCGACGAGGATGGGGATGATGTGGCTGGGGTTGGGGATGACGGGGATATCACGGTCCGCGAGGGCCTCCTTGACGGCGCGGGTGTGCAGCTGCTGGAGGCGGCGGTCACCGTCGTAGCTCATCTGGTATTCGATGGCGGCGCGGGCACCGGCCATGACGGCGGGcgggagggtggtggtgaagataAAGCCGGGGGCGAGCGAGCGGATGGTGTCAACCAGCTTGGCGCTGCCGGCAATGTAGCCACCGACACAGCCATAGGCCTTGCCCAGGGTTCCCGAGTAGATATCAATGCGATCGGCGATGGTTCCCTTGGTCTCGCCGCGCTGGTGAGCCTCCCAGTCGAGGTGCTCAGCGACACCAGCACCGTGTGGGCCGTACATGCCGACGGCGTGGACTTCATCGTTAAAGGTGATGGCACCGTACTTCTCCGCCAGGTCACAGAACTTCTCAATGGGACCGATGGATCCGCACATGCTGTACACTGACTCGAAGGCGATGATCTTGGGAATATGTAGCGGCAGGGCAGccagcttcttctccagATCCTCGACATCGTTGTGCTTGAAGATAATCTTTTTCGCGCCAGAGTGACGGATACCCTGGATCATGGAGGCGTGGTTAAGACTGTCGGAGAGAATCACACAGTCGGGGAGTTTGCTACCGAGGGTAGCCAGCGTCGCGTCGTTGGCGACGTAGCACGAGCTGAAGACGAGCGCAGCATCCGTAGCATGGAGCTTAGCCAGACTATTTTCGAGTTCGACAGCATGCTTGTTGTGACCCGAGATGTTTCTTGTACCACCAGCACCGGCGCCGTACTCATCGAGGGTAGTGTGCATGGCCTCAAGGACGTGCTTGTTGCGGCCCATGCCGAGGTAGTCGTTGGCGCACCAAACTgcgaccttctcctccttggtgGCCATGTGGGCACGGGGGAAGTCCTTGGCCAGgcggttgatgttgttgaagtaGCGGTACGACTTGTCCTTgtgcttcttctccagctcgTTCTCGTAGAACTTCTCATAGTTGAACTTGGTGCCAAAGTTGCCCGAAACAGTGCAGGCAGCCGGCGACGGGTtcgcggcggtggcggtcgTAGGCTTCACgggaggatggggaggaagaCCGGCTGCGAAGAGTAGAGCAAAGTCAACATACTGTAGCACGGCAAAACACAGGAACTGCGCAACTCACCCTTCTGGCCGGTGAAGACACCCTCGACAGCCTGCGCTTCACGGGGACGGCCGGTGTGCAGCTTGGCCTTGTGAACGAAGGAAGCAGGAGCAGCGCTGGCGCGGCCTCCAGTGCGAGCAGACTGAACAGCCATAGCCTTGCCCATGACGGGGCAGCGGTGGGCGAGGACCTGCAGCTTGGAAATGGCGCCGCCGCAAGGAGAAGCGGCAGGGCGCGCGGCGGTAGTCATGGCGCGGAGGCTGGAAGCCGTGGCCTTCTTCATGAAGGGGCACACGGCCTTGGACTGGCGAAGAACGGAGTCCATGATGGGCGTGGTGTTTGGCGATGGCAACTGGTGTCGTCGTCTAG
Proteins encoded in this region:
- a CDS encoding 5-aminolevulinate synthase, whose protein sequence is MDSVLRQSKAVCPFMKKATASSLRAMTTAARPAASPCGGAISKLQVLAHRCPVMGKAMAVQSARTGGRASAAPASFVHKAKLHTGRPREAQAVEGVFTGQKAGLPPHPPVKPTTATAANPSPAACTVSGNFGTKFNYEKFYENELEKKHKDKSYRYFNNINRLAKDFPRAHMATKEEKVAVWCANDYLGMGRNKHVLEAMHTTLDEYGAGAGGTRNISGHNKHAVELENSLAKLHATDAALVFSSCYVANDATLATLGSKLPDCVILSDSLNHASMIQGIRHSGAKKIIFKHNDVEDLEKKLAALPLHIPKIIAFESVYSMCGSIGPIEKFCDLAEKYGAITFNDEVHAVGMYGPHGAGVAEHLDWEAHQRGETKGTIADRIDIYSGTLGKAYGCVGGYIAGSAKLVDTIRSLAPGFIFTTTLPPAVMAGARAAIEYQMSYDGDRRLQQLHTRAVKEALADRDIPVIPNPSHIIPILVGNAELAKKASDKLLNDHQIYVQSINYPTVPVGQERLRITPTPGHTKQFRDHLVAALDSIWTELGIKRTSDWAAEGGFIGVGEAEAEPVAPLWTDEQLGIADAVAELRAQASDEKKGVINQLLESVALEQEREALNAAEEVADAAKAAAASA
- a CDS encoding chitin binding protein is translated as MKLSSALLAASLGLTFAHDTSGGQHVPKALGGRNFLSELKALRSGPMHAATPLSERAPTPKQKSGPRKRDADDQQCGPGLGSCAAGKCCSFEGWCGVGEDYCTAPDCQINYGPGCDGNQKPSGPDTSGVARPKVGKVLYGGGGIYDCVIDGGIALTFDDGPYLYTNDLLDKLKSYGAKATFFITGNNIGKGMINDPSTPYPAIIRRMHAEGHQIASHTWSHENASQLTNTQMTNQMVWNEIAFNSILGFFPTYMRPPYSICGKNCQNVLSTLGYHAIYFDLDTEGYLHDDARQIQTSKNIWDKAVKNSNPAYDSFLQIEHDIHVQTVYNLTDYILTSLFSKGYRAVTVGECLGDPAENWYRTGPAVPSLSSTSSSHQVLEHFHQHSYHNEIHSPCN